The sequence below is a genomic window from Candidatus Bathyarchaeota archaeon.
ATGTTTTCCCTCTTCTCGTTACCACTTTGAACTTGTTCCATCTTTTCCTCAAGTCCTCGAGTGAACTCTACCGAAATTACTTCTGGGCAATGTTTTTGAAGAGTCTCGAAAACATCAATTCCCAAGTCGGTAACCACAATCCGCTCGTCTGTGACGTATCTCCTGCTGTAAAGAGTCTCGATGATGTCCGCTCTTGTGGCTTTAGTTCCGATTCCTTCTTCTTCCATTTTCTTAAGCAGACTACTTGGATTGTACCGCGGTGGAGGTTTCGTAAATTTATCCCCTCGTGTCACCTGCTTTAATCGTATCTTTTCTCCCTCCTTTAGAGGAGGCAACAACACTTCTTCGGCGCGTATATATGGTTTGTAGAAATGCATCCAACCTTCTTTCAGGATTCGCCTTCCATGTAAATAAAAGCGATGATCATTTACTTTTATACAAACTCTCATACTTTGCTTGATTCCTGGTTCGCCGAAAACCGCCATGAAGCGTCTAACAATCAGGTCCCAAACTTTTTTTTCAGGTTCGCTCAATGCTCTTGTAGGCAAGTTGCCAGTTGGATACACTGCTGGGTGTGCAGGGTCTTCTTTTGTTCCTTCTCTCGGTTTCAGCTCCTCTTTTTCAAGAAGTTCTGATGCTAGTTTTCTGTAGGCTGGCTTTTTACTTAATGCCTTGAGTATCGCTCTGTAATTGATTATTGGTGGCAGTTTCTGACTGCTTGTTCTTGGGTAGGAAATTAAGGCGTTGAGGTATAGGCGTTCAGCGATGCCTGCGGTTCGTCTCGGTGTGTATCTGAACAGGCTGTATGCCTCGGTCTGCAGCTTGCCTAAATCGAAGGGGATTGGAAGCATTTGGCGAAAGTTTTTCACATTAATCTTCTCTATTTCACCGATTTTTCTTCTGCACTTCTCTACAACAGTGTCTGCCTCTACCTTTTTCTCAATCTCCTTTCTCTCATACTCCGCTTCGTACCTAGAACCTTCTATTTCAACCATTGTCTTTATGCTCCAGTAAGGGGTGGGCACGAAACAACGAATTGCTTTTTCTCTTCCAACTAAAAATCTGAGTGTAGGGCCTTGAACCCTTCCTGTACTCAGTGTGGCATATCTTCCGCTCCAACGTTTGGCTGCCAAGGTTAGTGCACGCGAGAGATTTATGCCATATAGCCAGTCTACTTCGTGCCTGGTCTTTCCAGTCTCTATGAGAGCGAAGTCAAGTTGGGGCAGCGGCTCTTCATAGGATTTTTCTAACTCGCTTTTCATTAGTGTAGAAAACTTCATTCTTTTCGCTGTGGCTTCTTTGTTTCCACATGCATATTTTAGTATGCAGTAGCCAATGAGGCTTCCTTCAAGGTCGTAGTCGCAAGCTCCTATGAACTGATCAGCGTCTTGGGCAAGTTTTGAAAAAACTTCAATCCATGCACGAATTTGTTTTGCTCCTCTCTCTGCAACGTATCGTGGTGCCCATTTGAAGTTGAAGATTGGATAATAGTTTCTTTTTCCTTGCGTTTGGACAATCGTGTATAGGTGCCCGAGGGCTGGAGCTACAACAAGTTTCTTTTCTCCTCGATGAGCTACAAAATAGGGTACGCCTTTTTCTTCAATTTTTTTAGGTTTCTCTTTATGGTCTAGTGCTTTTGCTATTCGTTGAGCAGCGTTTGGCTTTTCGGTGATGATTAAAGTGTATTTCCCCATTAAGTAGTCCTTTCCTTTTCTTTCAAGCACATGCAAAAGTTATAAATAGTTTGCGACGTTTGTTCCTCTGCGTTTGACAACGGTTGTGATATCATGCCTCAATATGCGATTTGTCAGAATTGTGGCGCTCTTCTTTATGAAGGCTCAGACCTGAAGCCTCCTGACGAAATTATTCAACAGTACGATGGCAAATGCCCGAAGTGTGGCAAAAAGTTATCTTCTGTCCCGAAAGATGTGGAAGTTAAGCCCGTTAAGTGACTGATCGTGTAAATCGTTATTTCGCCTTGCGATCTTGTTGCCTTCATGTTTGGAGGTTTGCTGGTTGAGTCAACCTGCAGGGAAAACTCATCTCTATAAGTTTCACAATCAAAAGGGCAAAATGTCCCTGTTCGCCGGATTTGAAATGCCAATGTGGTATCGAGGAATCGTCTCGGAGCACATGGCGGTACGAAAAACTGTAGGAATTTTTGATGTTTCGCATATGGGACGAGCGCTCATCACTGGCCCAGAAGCCGAAGCCTTTCTAAACTATATAACAACCAATGACGTTGCAGCACTGTCACCTCTTTGCGCACATTACTCATTGATGTGTAATGAGCAAGGTGGCATAATAGACGACTTTGTTCTATCTAGATTAGAAGAAGAAAAGTTTCTTATGGTTTACAACGCAAGCAACCGAGATAAAGATTTTAAGTGGCTAACTGCGCATTCTCGCGGTTTCAACGTTAATGTCAAGGAAAGTTCAGACAGCATAGCTATGTTTGCAGTGCAAGGTCCAAAGGCAGAAGAGACGCTACAGAAGATATCCGTTGAAAACCTAAGCAGAATCGAACGATTCAAGTGCGGCTGGACCAAATTGGCTGGAGTCGACGCGTCTATTTCAAGAACAGGATACACAGGTGAAGACGGGTTCGAAGTCTTCGTATGGAACACTTCTCTTTCGAATCCTCACAAGGCTGAAAGGGTGTGGAACGGTGTTTTAGAGGCTGGTCAAGAAGCCGGGATAGAACCATGTGGACTAGGTGCCAGAGACACACTTAGACTGGAAGCTGGCATGTGCTTATACGGCAACGATATCGACGAAAATACTAACCTTTTTGAAGCACGACTGAGCTTTGTTGTCAAACTTGAGAAAGGAAACTTCATCGGTAGAGATGCTTTGATAAGACGGAAAGCTGAAGGTTTGAAAAGGAAGCGCGTTGGTATACGAATGTTGGAAAGGGGGATTCCTCGCCGGCATTGTGAAGTGTGGAGAAATGAAGAAAAAGTGGGACTAGTGACAAGTGGAACATTCTCCCCGGTGCTTAAATGCGGCATAGCTATGGCATATGTTTCCAAAGAACATGCAGTCGATGGCGAAAGAGTTATGGTGAAAATACGGAATAAGCATGCAAAAGCAGAAATCGTTAGGTTTCCTTTCTATGACACCACGCAATACGGTTTTAGGAGAAAAGTATGACTGAGCTTTGCTCTTATGAAATATAGGTAATCCGTTCTTCTTCCATTCTACGCATTTTCGATGAATAAGTTTCTCTTCGCTTCTCGATTTCTCGCATTCTTTCCACGATTTTCTTAGATTTCTCTATTTCTTCATCCAGCCGGGTTAAATCAACTTTTATCTTTAACATTTTTTGTAAAATGCTGAGAATGCTTTTGGCTGCTTTTGGATCTGGTAGATAGCCACGGGTTTCTCCTAAGAGGCAAAGTGCATTTATGTTCCTAAATCTTGCCAGACCTAAGAGTAGCCCAGCTGTTCCTACAATTGGATTTCCCGCAGGACTGGCTAATGCCTCTGCCTCTAATGCTTTTTTCAAAAGCTCAGAATTGGTTGACACTGCTATTACCTTTGGCGTTTCTTCTGGCTCTTTCCGATATCCTCCAATTGTGACTATTGTTTTTACGTCGTGTTTTTCAGCAAAGTCTAGTATGCAGCCGGCTACGTCATATTGTCCCTCGATTGTTTGTGCTTGGCTGTCTCCGGTTAAGAAAATGAAGTCATTTTCTCCTGCTTCATTTTTCCAGAAGTAGAATGTTCCATGAAGTAGTCTTACGCTTCCTTTCTTGTTTACAAGAACGTAGTATGGAAAGTGGGGGGAATATAGCTCTCCGAGTTTTTTGGCGTTTAATTGCTTAGCGAGATACCGTGTGGTTATTCTTCCAACCATTCCTAACCCAGGGAGGCCTTCTATTAGAATGGGATTTTTTAGCTTGATCTTTGTTTTTTCCTTTACATGCGTTATTTTCATTTCAGCTTCAAACCTCGCATTGCCCGTCTATATTTCGCATACCTATCGTCAGGCGAAAATTTTGCCGGATGAGGGATACGCACGTCTCCTCCGCAGTATGGACATTTCTCTTGCTTTAACGTATATTTTTTGCATTTTTCACATTTTCTAAGTAGCCAGACCATTATTTTTCCCTTTTAAAGGTGCCTTGCCCGCCGGTTTTTGCTATTTTTTCCAGAGCTATTTTTGTGGCTTTTTCGAGGATTTTTTCAGCCTCTTTGTAATCTTCAGCTAAGACATCAATGCGATATTTCGGTGGGGAAATTACGTGAATATGAACCTCCGCTTCTTCAGAACCTCCAACCTTTTGAGCGCTTGATAATGCGTCTCGGATTACGGTTACTCCGTTGGGCTTTGCGCATTCAAGCTCTAGTATTCCTTTTATTTTCACCAAGGGTATCCTAATTCTTTCTTTTGCAATTTCCTCAAGAGTTGTCGCTATGTCTTTAGACACGCCTATCTTCAATAGAATGTCTGCCCCGTCTTTTGCAGTTTTTTCTAGTCCTTCATATATTCCTCCAAATTCTTTTTCCAGTAGAACCCCAGCTTTTTCATAGATCTCTTCTGCAGACATGTTTAGTTTTTCAGAGGCGCTCTCCAGCAAAGTGTCAGCTTTCCTTTCTTTTTTCCAAAAGAGAATTTTTTCTTTTTTCTCACGTTTTGTAACTCTTCTAAGCGAGAGGTCTACTTGCCCCTTTTCTACGTTGACCCGTAGAACCTTCAATACAACTTTTTGTCTTTCCCGCGCGAAATCACGGATGTTTCTAACCCATGTTGTGGAAAGCTCAGATATGTGGAGTAAGCCTCTTTTGTCATACTCATCTAATACAACATAGGCACCATAGCTTGTTACTCTTTCAACCGTAGTGATTACGAGGTCTCCTACCTCCGGCCATTCCATTTTTCTAAACGTCATTTTCTCTCCTCATTTACTCAAACACCGCGACAACTTCTCCCTTAATTACAACCTTTCCACTAGAGGGCTTGGCAAGTATAGCTCCACAAACATTGCAATGAACGACGCTCGTAGAATGGCTGAAGACGGTCTGCTCGTTTCCACAGTCGGGACATTTTACTCGAAGGAACCTGCTTCTGGGTTTTGGTATTAGTTCTTCCCAATCACTCATTTTCATCCCTTCTATTCAAAGATTAACTTTTTGAGACGTATTCCTTTCTTGTGTCGTGTGTAACTACAAGTTTTGCACGTAAGTTTTAATGTTTGCTTTTTCGTTGTTTTGGCGAATTTTCTTTGAAGTGCGTATTTTTGCCCGCCGTACCCTTTTTTTTCACGTTCATGTCGGCGTTCACCCTTGGCCAAAGCCCGCCTCTTCCCAGCTTTATAGAGAGAGACTGAGTGAAGCTGATGAGTTTTACATCTTGGACAGTAGGTGGTGACTTCCTTAGGCATTTTCATATGATCCGCCAACCAAATCGGTATAGAACAGCCCAACTAATTACTATTTAAATGCTTCTGGACGCAGATTTAAACACTCCCCCATTTCTGTATTTTCACTTTTGTATGGCTGTGGTTCTTACCCATGTTAAAGCTAGAAAGCCCGTAGAACAAAAATATAGAAAACGCGTAAACGACATAAATCTAGATATACGGTTTCCACCTCCTCCTATACCTACACCGCGTAGACACCAATTTGCCTAAAAGCGCAACGTGTGAATTGCCGTCTTATCCCCCGCGCTAACCCGTGATTTCAGTCTTATGCTTCTACTTCTACAGCTACACCTTGCTTAATCAAGATTCGAGCATTTTCAGAAGGCAGAGTTGCTATATTCTCTGGTTTGAACGGCCCATACGTCTTCATATCAGCCCCAATTATAGCTGGAATTTCTTGAAGAAAGCGCACCAACTTCTTTTTTGGCTTCTCCTTTCTTTTCACATGTGATAAGCGCCCTCTGAGAATTTCTTTCACCACCGCTTGATAAGACTCGGCTAGGGGCGAAATTTCTTCTATGAATTTTTCCTCTTCGTTGGTTAAACTTTCTCTGGGCACGATTTTTCCATTTATGGTTTTTCGGAAAGTCTTTCTGTAGCGAAGTTGAATTAATTCATCAGCCATTTTTTTGACATTCGTAAACTCACGTTGCATGAGTCTGGCTTTTGTTGTTTTTTCATCCATCATTCGGCTTTCTTCTTTTATTTTTTTCATGTAGTCAGCTAGCTTCGCGTAAAAATCTCGAGGAAGCGTCTGGATCTCAATGTTTTCTCTTTCTTTTTTCCATGCTTCATATAGCTTGTTGTACATGGTTATTCCCCCATTTTCGCCCTTCCTTTACACAAGAGCAACAACGCGGCAGCTGTTGGTAGTTCAATCGTTTCTTCTTGATAGGGGCCATAAGTTTCGTCTCCTAATCTAAATTGCGGAGCATCTGCTACCGTGACCGATACTGTACCTTCTTTGAACGCAACGGCGCTTTTAAAGGGGTCGAAGTGTTCGATGCCTGTGATTGGGACCATAACTTTTCTCAAACCTGTTTTTCCATGCAAC
It includes:
- the topA gene encoding DNA topoisomerase I, with translation MGKYTLIITEKPNAAQRIAKALDHKEKPKKIEEKGVPYFVAHRGEKKLVVAPALGHLYTIVQTQGKRNYYPIFNFKWAPRYVAERGAKQIRAWIEVFSKLAQDADQFIGACDYDLEGSLIGYCILKYACGNKEATAKRMKFSTLMKSELEKSYEEPLPQLDFALIETGKTRHEVDWLYGINLSRALTLAAKRWSGRYATLSTGRVQGPTLRFLVGREKAIRCFVPTPYWSIKTMVEIEGSRYEAEYERKEIEKKVEADTVVEKCRRKIGEIEKINVKNFRQMLPIPFDLGKLQTEAYSLFRYTPRRTAGIAERLYLNALISYPRTSSQKLPPIINYRAILKALSKKPAYRKLASELLEKEELKPREGTKEDPAHPAVYPTGNLPTRALSEPEKKVWDLIVRRFMAVFGEPGIKQSMRVCIKVNDHRFYLHGRRILKEGWMHFYKPYIRAEEVLLPPLKEGEKIRLKQVTRGDKFTKPPPRYNPSSLLKKMEEEGIGTKATRADIIETLYSRRYVTDERIVVTDLGIDVFETLQKHCPEVISVEFTRGLEEKMEQVQSGNEKRENILIDAVNQLKPLLEEFKQKEETIGQTLSNAIKRARVQERIIGNCPNCGTGQLTILYSRKTRKRFIGCTNYFKGLCKTSFPLPQRGTAKPLGQNCKSCGWPLVQIRMRGRRPWRLCFNPECPLKEERRKRVEMQNLQQRSDK
- the gcvT gene encoding glycine cleavage system aminomethyltransferase GcvT, whose amino-acid sequence is MSLFAGFEMPMWYRGIVSEHMAVRKTVGIFDVSHMGRALITGPEAEAFLNYITTNDVAALSPLCAHYSLMCNEQGGIIDDFVLSRLEEEKFLMVYNASNRDKDFKWLTAHSRGFNVNVKESSDSIAMFAVQGPKAEETLQKISVENLSRIERFKCGWTKLAGVDASISRTGYTGEDGFEVFVWNTSLSNPHKAERVWNGVLEAGQEAGIEPCGLGARDTLRLEAGMCLYGNDIDENTNLFEARLSFVVKLEKGNFIGRDALIRRKAEGLKRKRVGIRMLERGIPRRHCEVWRNEEKVGLVTSGTFSPVLKCGIAMAYVSKEHAVDGERVMVKIRNKHAKAEIVRFPFYDTTQYGFRRKV
- a CDS encoding proteasome assembly chaperone family protein — protein: MKITHVKEKTKIKLKNPILIEGLPGLGMVGRITTRYLAKQLNAKKLGELYSPHFPYYVLVNKKGSVRLLHGTFYFWKNEAGENDFIFLTGDSQAQTIEGQYDVAGCILDFAEKHDVKTIVTIGGYRKEPEETPKVIAVSTNSELLKKALEAEALASPAGNPIVGTAGLLLGLARFRNINALCLLGETRGYLPDPKAAKSILSILQKMLKIKVDLTRLDEEIEKSKKIVERMREIEKRRETYSSKMRRMEEERITYIS
- a CDS encoding RNA-protein complex protein Nop10, whose amino-acid sequence is MVWLLRKCEKCKKYTLKQEKCPYCGGDVRIPHPAKFSPDDRYAKYRRAMRGLKLK
- a CDS encoding translation initiation factor IF-2 subunit alpha, which encodes MTFRKMEWPEVGDLVITTVERVTSYGAYVVLDEYDKRGLLHISELSTTWVRNIRDFARERQKVVLKVLRVNVEKGQVDLSLRRVTKREKKEKILFWKKERKADTLLESASEKLNMSAEEIYEKAGVLLEKEFGGIYEGLEKTAKDGADILLKIGVSKDIATTLEEIAKERIRIPLVKIKGILELECAKPNGVTVIRDALSSAQKVGGSEEAEVHIHVISPPKYRIDVLAEDYKEAEKILEKATKIALEKIAKTGGQGTFKREK
- a CDS encoding 30S ribosomal protein S27e, which translates into the protein MSDWEELIPKPRSRFLRVKCPDCGNEQTVFSHSTSVVHCNVCGAILAKPSSGKVVIKGEVVAVFE
- a CDS encoding 50S ribosomal protein L44e; this translates as MKMPKEVTTYCPRCKTHQLHSVSLYKAGKRRALAKGERRHEREKKGYGGQKYALQRKFAKTTKKQTLKLTCKTCSYTRHKKGIRLKKLIFE
- a CDS encoding DNA replication complex GINS family protein → MYNKLYEAWKKERENIEIQTLPRDFYAKLADYMKKIKEESRMMDEKTTKARLMQREFTNVKKMADELIQLRYRKTFRKTINGKIVPRESLTNEEEKFIEEISPLAESYQAVVKEILRGRLSHVKRKEKPKKKLVRFLQEIPAIIGADMKTYGPFKPENIATLPSENARILIKQGVAVEVEA